The sequence TATGTTCGTCGATGCTCGTTTGCTACCTGTAGACCAAGTTATCGAAACTGAAGTCTGTATTGTCGGCGCAGGCCCGGCCGGAATTACACTAGCCCGTGAATTTATCGGACAAAAGACAAAAGTTTGCGTTGTGGAAAGTGGCGGAGAGGAAGTTGACCCACAAACTCAAGCGCTTTCCGAGGGATTAACCGTTGGCGACCCCTTCTTGACTGTGGCGGACACTCGCTGTCGTAGGTTCGGCGGTAATTCCAACATTTGGGCAGTTAAAATAGGCAACGGGCAAATAGGGGTACGCTATGCTCCCCTAGACGAGATTGATTTTGAGCACCGAGACTGGATACCTCATAGCGGCTGGCCTTTTGGGCGATCGCATTTAGATCCATTTTATGAACGCGCCCAGTCAGTTTGCCAAGCAGGGCCTTTCGCCTATGAAGCTGATACATGGGAAGAGGAACAGATTCAGCGTTTACCCCTGAATGAAGAGCAGGTGGTGACGAAAATGTTTCAGTTTGGCGCTCGTGATGTGTTTAGCCACAAATATCGGGAAGAATTGAGAGCCGCTGACAACATCAGTGTTTACCTCAACGCCAACGTGATTAATATTGAAAGTAACGATTCTGTAAATAGAGTCACTCGTTTACAAGTTGCTACTCTGCGGGACAACAAGTTTTACGTAGCTGCGAAGGTGTTTATCCTAGCTACAGGTGGGTTAGAAAACGCCCGCATATTATTGATGTCTAATACTCAACAAACCGCCGGCTTGGGTAACGGTCATGATGTAGTAGGCAGATACTTTATCGATCATCCCATAGCTGACGGTGGCGTATTTGTTCCTAGCGATCGCCAATTATTTAACACCACAGCCTTGTATGATTTAAGACTAGTCAGAAATACCAACATCTTAGGTCATCTTGTCCCCTCAAAAGCCGTAATGGAACGCGAGCAATTAGCCAACATCTGCGCCGTGTTTTTTCCCCGCCCCAG is a genomic window of Fortiea contorta PCC 7126 containing:
- a CDS encoding GMC oxidoreductase; this translates as MFVDARLLPVDQVIETEVCIVGAGPAGITLAREFIGQKTKVCVVESGGEEVDPQTQALSEGLTVGDPFLTVADTRCRRFGGNSNIWAVKIGNGQIGVRYAPLDEIDFEHRDWIPHSGWPFGRSHLDPFYERAQSVCQAGPFAYEADTWEEEQIQRLPLNEEQVVTKMFQFGARDVFSHKYREELRAADNISVYLNANVINIESNDSVNRVTRLQVATLRDNKFYVAAKVFILATGGLENARILLMSNTQQTAGLGNGHDVVGRYFIDHPIADGGVFVPSDRQLFNTTALYDLRLVRNTNILGHLVPSKAVMEREQLANICAVFFPRPSRRQWKAVESFKAIAESIASKKFPENFWPGLLNTISGIDYVTLATYLAITKRQSLLHAFGRGGWSDIPNNDRRFQSYQIVHLLEQLPQPANRVVLSKERDALGCQKLELQWRWDPENGRSIGRAQEVFARELARAGLGEFQLDRKDGLPRLSIPSGAAHHMGTTRIHVDPKQGVVDENCRVHGVSNLFIAGSSVFPTGGYANPTLTIVALSLRLAEQIKKELATQNYLAPAL